From a single Capsicum annuum cultivar UCD-10X-F1 chromosome 12, UCD10Xv1.1, whole genome shotgun sequence genomic region:
- the LOC107851273 gene encoding aldehyde dehydrogenase 22A1 — translation MAFWWPLIVIGFAFGICKLLLLLIPSNVPAIDVDTSDVLDDGNQTKDNSFIYIPSRRHTDKVQCYEPATMKYLGYFPALKPDEVKERVGQARKAQKIWAKSSFKQRRQFLRILLKYIIEHQDLICNISSRDTGKTMVDASLGEIMTTCEKIHWLLSEGEKWLKPEYRSCGRSMLHKVAKVEFSPLGVVGAIVSWNYPFHNIFNPMLAAVFSGNAIVIKVSEHASWSGCFYLRIIQTALAAVGAPENLVEVITGFAETGEALVSSVDKIIFVGSPGVGKKIMRSASDTLIPVTLELGGKDAFIVCEDVDVPQVAQVAARGALQSSGQNCAGAERFYVHKDVYSSFVAEVVKIVKSVTAGPPLSGKYDMGAICMQEHSERLQYLVNDALDKGAEIIARGSVGNIGEGAVDQYFPPTVIVNVNHTMKLMQEEAFGPILPIMKFSSDEEAVQLANDSSYGLGCAVFSGSQRRARQIASQLHCGVAAVNDFASNYMCQSLPFGGVKDSGFGRFAGVEGLRACCLVKSVVEDRWWPFIKTKIPKPIQYPIAENGFEFQESLVHTLYGLNIWDRLRALVNLLKILSEQPTPTSNRRRND, via the exons TGTTGGATGACGGGAATCAGACTAAAGACAACAGCTTCATTTAT ATTCCCTCGAGAAGGCATACGGACAAAGTTCAGTGCTATGAACCTGCAACAATGAAGTACCTGGGTTATTTCCCGGCACTGAAACCTGATGAG GTTAAGGAGCGGGTTGGGCAGGCAAGGAAAGCTCAGAAGATATGGGCAAAGAGTAGCTTCAAGCAAAGACGCCAGTTTCTACGTATACTTCTGAAGTATATTATTGAACATCAAGACCTTATATGCAA CATCTCTTCACGTGATACTGGAAAAACAATGGTAGATGCTTCCTTGGGAGAAATAATGACTACATGTGAAAAAATCCATTGGCTTCTTTCAGAGGGTGAAAAGTGGCTAAAGCCTGAATACCG TTCATGTGGAAGATCAATGCTTCACAAGGTTGCAAAAGTGGAATTTTCTCCTCTTGGTGTTGTTGGTGCTATTGTTTCATGGAATTACCCATTTCACAATATCTTCAATCCAATGTTGGCTGCAGTCTTCTCAGGGAATGCTATTGTGATAAAg GTCTCAGAACATGCAAGTTGGTCTGGGTGTTTCTATCTGCGAATAATTCAAACTGCTCTTGCAGCAGTTGGAGCTCCTGAGAACTTGGTAGAAGTTATAACAGG CTTTGCTGAAACTGGAGAAGCACTAGTATCATCTGTCGACAAAATTATATTTGTTGGATCTCCTGGTGTGGGCAAAAAG ATTATGCGGAGTGCTTCAGATACACTGATACCAGTTACCCTTGAGCTTGGTGGAAAAGACGCATTTATTGTCTGTGAAGATGTTGATGTGCCACAG GTTGCACAAGTCGCTGCTAGAGGAGCTCTCCAATCAAGCGGGCAGAATTGTGCTGGTGCAGAACGCTTTTATGTTCACAAGGACGTTTACTCTTCTTTTGTTGCTGAAGTTGTTAAAATTGTGAAATCGGTTACTGCT GGACCTCCTCTGTCCGGGAAGTATGACATGGGAGCCATATGCATGCAAGAGCATTCTGAAAGGCTTCAATACCTAGTAAATGATGCTCTAGACAAAGGTGCTGAAATTATTGCTCGAGGAAGTGTAGGCAATATTGGCGAAGGTGCTGTTGATCAGTACTTCCCTCCTACTGTGATTGTAAATGTAAATCACACAATGAAATTGATGCAGGAGGAG GCTTTTGGACCAATACTGCCGATAATGAAATTCAGCTCTGATGAGGAAGCTGTTCAGCTTGCAAATGATTCAAGCTACGGGCTTGGTTGTGCTGTATTTTCGGGCAGTCAGCGTCGTGCTAGGCAGATAGCTTCACAATTACATTGTGGAGTGGCTGCTGTCAATGACTTTGCATCAAATTACATGTGTCAG TCCCTGCCATTCGGCGGAGTCAAAGACAGTGGATTTGGAAGATTTGCTGGTGTTGAAGGCTTACGAGCTTGCTGTCTTGTAAAGTCCGTTGTGGAGGACCGTTGGTGGCCTTTTATTAAAACCAAGATACCCAAGCCTATTCAG TATCCTATTGCTGAGAATGGATTCGAGTTCCAAGAATCTCTGGTGCATACTCTttatggtttgaacatatggGATCGTTTACGCGCATTGGTGAATCTTTTGAAAATCCTCTCAGAACAACCTACCCCGACGAGCAATCGGAGGAGAAACGACTAA